A portion of the Rubeoparvulum massiliense genome contains these proteins:
- a CDS encoding CoA-binding protein has protein sequence MMDDQQIRQWLQGVKRIAVVGLSDKPDRASYQVAQYLLQQGYEIIPVHPRIQSVFGIPAVRSLGEIEGEIDLVDIFRKSEDLPEVVKEALQVGVKSIWVQLGLENEAAHKLAEKAEIPYIENRCIKIEHQRLFK, from the coding sequence ATGATGGATGATCAGCAGATTCGTCAATGGTTACAGGGGGTAAAAAGAATAGCTGTGGTTGGTTTGTCAGACAAGCCTGATCGTGCCAGCTATCAAGTAGCACAGTATCTGTTGCAACAGGGGTACGAGATTATTCCTGTTCATCCACGGATTCAGTCTGTTTTTGGCATCCCCGCAGTCCGTTCATTAGGGGAGATTGAGGGCGAGATCGATTTGGTTGATATCTTCCGTAAAAGTGAAGATTTACCGGAAGTGGTGAAGGAGGCATTACAGGTCGGTGTGAAATCCATCTGGGTCCAATTAGGTTTGGAAAATGAAGCAGCCCACAAGCTAGCTGAAAAGGCGGAAATTCCATATATTGAGAATCGCTGTATTAAAATTGAGCATCAGCGTTTATTCAAATAA
- a CDS encoding helix-hairpin-helix domain-containing protein: MWETWSLRERIIAIITFILMVSMGVILVAQYSKINHLEEDLFVLQSMEQIAAERFVSEEVITSEEEKPPERVAPILYIIDVKGAVKRPGVYTVTQDGRVMDAITTAGGLLDEATTRHVNLAAPLQDGMVIYIPFHGEEGVDSVLLWNQAGQSSLTGESKELININTASKEELMRLPGIGESKAQTIIQYREEHGRFQSVDDLLQVSGIGAKTLAKFRDQITAQ, from the coding sequence ATGTGGGAAACATGGAGTTTACGCGAAAGAATCATCGCCATCATTACCTTCATACTGATGGTCAGCATGGGTGTGATCTTGGTGGCACAATATTCAAAGATTAATCATTTAGAGGAGGACTTATTTGTCCTGCAAAGCATGGAGCAAATTGCTGCCGAGAGATTCGTATCTGAGGAGGTAATAACCTCAGAAGAGGAGAAGCCTCCGGAGAGAGTGGCCCCCATTCTATATATCATTGATGTGAAAGGTGCGGTAAAACGCCCAGGGGTCTATACCGTTACACAGGATGGTAGAGTGATGGATGCTATTACTACAGCAGGTGGTCTATTGGATGAGGCTACAACTCGTCATGTTAATTTAGCAGCACCACTCCAAGATGGAATGGTGATCTATATTCCTTTTCATGGTGAGGAGGGTGTGGATTCCGTTCTCTTGTGGAATCAGGCGGGTCAATCTTCATTAACTGGCGAAAGCAAAGAGCTAATCAATATTAATACTGCGAGTAAAGAAGAGCTAATGCGTTTACCAGGTATTGGTGAGAGTAAGGCGCAGACCATTATTCAGTATCGTGAAGAGCATGGACGCTTTCAGAGTGTAGACGACTTACTACAGGTATCAGGGATTGGAGCCAAAACCTTAGCGAAGTTCCGCGATCAGATTACTGCACAATAA